Proteins co-encoded in one Phalacrocorax carbo chromosome 5, bPhaCar2.1, whole genome shotgun sequence genomic window:
- the TANK gene encoding TRAF family member-associated NF-kappa-B activator isoform X2, producing the protein MSQQRVLTEKDNRFLSCINRSTASTSREEQLASESMKLKQLEDKNNQKERKLISIISNQEDKIRTLKSRLKELNEAQKGVQMPTYKKEVKSKKVVPDKPELSLGFSGISPVPERENLETIFQDMKKECHRIRMLAREQTDQLSKFKIKPEPETEIQFSMPIQCTDKTDEQAEELFKPRVIKDINRGASCITSITPRGVGQDEDNNSVESLSKFNVKFPPTDNDSAFLQSTQEKPTVPCTGIAENMLQDHHFNLEHRDRALNLSKLEPNSFEAHGVDLMTSALQSLTTVDKTNPPNHANVPIESTCDKACLKTTDTGFTFVPKHTNQGVSEVIFSSSEAAGTTVRGPHQPVWQPQDNDLLAQAYTDSELNQCGICEFCREVFPPSKTSKEDFLRHLNSHFKVQS; encoded by the exons atgagccagcagcgtgtCCTGACAGAAAAGGACAACAGGTTCCTGAGCTGTATTAACAGGAGCACAGCTAGCACATCCAGGGAG gAGCAGTTAGCAAGTGAGAGCATGAAGTTGAAGCAACTTGAggacaaaaacaaccaaaaggaaaggaagcttATATCTATTATTTCCAACCAAGAAGATAAAATACGAACTCTGAAAAGCAGATTGAAAGAATTAAATGAAGCACAAAAGGGTGTACAGATGCCAACATATAAAAAGGAG GTGAAAAGTAAGAAAGTTGTTCCAGATAAGCCTGAATTATCGCTAGGGTTCTCTGGTATTTCTCCTGTGCCTGAAAG GGAGAATCTGGAGACTATTTTCCAGGACATGAAAAAAGAGTGTCATCGAATACGTATGCTAGCCAGAGAACAAACAGACCAACTGAGTAAATTTAAGATAAAGCCAGAACCTGAAACTG aaatacagttttccatGCCGATACAGTGTACTGATAAAACTGATGAACAAGCAGAAGAGCTTTTTAAGCCTCGGGTTATAAAGGATATAAATAGAGGTGCATCATGCATCACATCTATCACACCAAGAGGAGTGGGCCAAGATGAGGACAACAACTCTGTAGAATCACTTTCTAAATTTAATGTCAAGTTTCCACCTACAGACAATGACTCTGCTTTCTTGCAGAGCACTCAGGAAAAACCAACAGTTCCTTGTACTGGTATAGCTGAAAACATGCTTCAAGATCATCATTTTAACCTGGAGCACAGAGACCGAGCTCTTAACCTCAGTAAATTGGAACCTAACTCATTTGAAGCTCATGGAGTTGATCTCATGACCTCAGCTTTACAAAGCTTAACTACTGTtgacaaaacaaaccccccaaatcATGCAAACGTGCCCATAGAAAGTACCTGTGACAAAGcatgtttaaaaacaacagatACTGGTTTCACGTTTGTACCTAAGCACACAAACCAGGGCGtatctgaagtaattttttcttcttcggAAGCTGCTGGGACAACTGTCAGAGGTCCTCATCAG cCCGTTTGGCAGCCTCAAGACAATGATTTGCTGGCACAAGCTTATACAGACTCTGAACTGAATCAGTGTGGAATATGTGAATTCTGTCGAG
- the TANK gene encoding TRAF family member-associated NF-kappa-B activator isoform X1, producing MDKNIGEQLNKAYEAYRQACMDRDHAVKELQQKTENYMQQIHEQQEKIELQNSIIANLKSQLAALNANRGNAHPYILMHEDIETSNLSFSQLSEKLNVAKQKEKLLKEQLASESMKLKQLEDKNNQKERKLISIISNQEDKIRTLKSRLKELNEAQKGVQMPTYKKEVKSKKVVPDKPELSLGFSGISPVPERENLETIFQDMKKECHRIRMLAREQTDQLSKFKIKPEPETEIQFSMPIQCTDKTDEQAEELFKPRVIKDINRGASCITSITPRGVGQDEDNNSVESLSKFNVKFPPTDNDSAFLQSTQEKPTVPCTGIAENMLQDHHFNLEHRDRALNLSKLEPNSFEAHGVDLMTSALQSLTTVDKTNPPNHANVPIESTCDKACLKTTDTGFTFVPKHTNQGVSEVIFSSSEAAGTTVRGPHQPVWQPQDNDLLAQAYTDSELNQCGICEFCREVFPPSKTSKEDFLRHLNSHFKVQS from the exons ATGGATAAAAACATTGGAGAGCAGCTTAACAAAGCTTATGAAGCCTATCGACAAGCATGCATGGATAGGGACCATGCTGTGAAAGAACTACAGCAAAAA ACAGAAAACTACATGCAGCAAATACAtgaacagcaggaaaagatAGAGCTTCAAAACAGCATTATTGCAAACCTGAAATCACAGTTAGCTGCTCTGAATGCTAATAGAG gtaaTGCACATCCCTACATTCTGATGCATGAAGACATTGAAACCTCCAACTTATCTTTCAGCCAGCTCTCTGAAAAACTGAATgtagcaaagcaaaaagaaaagcttttaaag gAGCAGTTAGCAAGTGAGAGCATGAAGTTGAAGCAACTTGAggacaaaaacaaccaaaaggaaaggaagcttATATCTATTATTTCCAACCAAGAAGATAAAATACGAACTCTGAAAAGCAGATTGAAAGAATTAAATGAAGCACAAAAGGGTGTACAGATGCCAACATATAAAAAGGAG GTGAAAAGTAAGAAAGTTGTTCCAGATAAGCCTGAATTATCGCTAGGGTTCTCTGGTATTTCTCCTGTGCCTGAAAG GGAGAATCTGGAGACTATTTTCCAGGACATGAAAAAAGAGTGTCATCGAATACGTATGCTAGCCAGAGAACAAACAGACCAACTGAGTAAATTTAAGATAAAGCCAGAACCTGAAACTG aaatacagttttccatGCCGATACAGTGTACTGATAAAACTGATGAACAAGCAGAAGAGCTTTTTAAGCCTCGGGTTATAAAGGATATAAATAGAGGTGCATCATGCATCACATCTATCACACCAAGAGGAGTGGGCCAAGATGAGGACAACAACTCTGTAGAATCACTTTCTAAATTTAATGTCAAGTTTCCACCTACAGACAATGACTCTGCTTTCTTGCAGAGCACTCAGGAAAAACCAACAGTTCCTTGTACTGGTATAGCTGAAAACATGCTTCAAGATCATCATTTTAACCTGGAGCACAGAGACCGAGCTCTTAACCTCAGTAAATTGGAACCTAACTCATTTGAAGCTCATGGAGTTGATCTCATGACCTCAGCTTTACAAAGCTTAACTACTGTtgacaaaacaaaccccccaaatcATGCAAACGTGCCCATAGAAAGTACCTGTGACAAAGcatgtttaaaaacaacagatACTGGTTTCACGTTTGTACCTAAGCACACAAACCAGGGCGtatctgaagtaattttttcttcttcggAAGCTGCTGGGACAACTGTCAGAGGTCCTCATCAG cCCGTTTGGCAGCCTCAAGACAATGATTTGCTGGCACAAGCTTATACAGACTCTGAACTGAATCAGTGTGGAATATGTGAATTCTGTCGAG